The following nucleotide sequence is from Acidobacteriota bacterium.
CGATGGTGACGGTCCCCCCGCACCGGTAGATCCCGAGCAGGCACTTGAGGACGGTGGTCTTGCCCGCCCCGTTCTCGCCCCACAACGCGAGGGCGCTTCCCCGCGCGACCTCGATGTCGACACCGTCGACGGCCCGAAGCGCGCCGAAGCACTTGGTCAGGTTGCGGACGACGATCGCGGGAACGTCCGTCTCCTCCGGCCCCGAAACGCCGCCGGCCTCGGCGCGTCGCCGCGCCGACGGCCGGGCCAGCCCCGGCGCGGCCGAGCCGAATCCGGCCGCGGCCAGCAGCACCGCGGCGGCGATCAGGATAGGCCACCGCGCCCCTTCCCGCCGGGGCGCGGGCACCGCGTGGGCGGGAACGGTGAGCGGCGCCGGATCGACCAGTTTCACGCGGGGCGGGACCAGAGGAAAAGCCCGCATGGCCAGGTTGACCGCCGTTTCCACCGGGCTCAGCAGCAGGATCCGCAGCTCGCGATGCCGGTCGACGAGATTCTCGAAGAAGTTCCTCGCCTCGTAGGGAAGATCCCCGATCCCGTCCCCGTCCCGGTCGTAGCCCCGGTAATCGCTCCAGTAGTTCCCTCTCCCGGACTCGGCGAACTCGTTGCCCACCAGCTCTCCGGCTCCGAGCACCGCGACCTGCTCCACGTTGTCGTAAAACGTGTTGGCGCTGAAGACGTTGCGCCTTACGCTGGGAAGGAAGGCGATCGCAATGTCGTTGTAGGCGAACAGATTCCTCCGGAAATGCTGCCTGATGTCGATCTCGCGCGGGGAGTTGTCGAAGTAGAGGCCGATCCGGTTCAGGGCGAAGAGGTTGCCCTCCGCCTCCACCCCGTCCATGTCCTTCAACCCCACCCCATACCCGCTCGGCCCCCGGTTGCGCCGGAAGATGTTCCGCCGAAGGGTCAACCGCCGGGAGTACATCAGGAACGCGCCCACCGAGTTCGACTCGAGGACATTCTCCTCCAGCACGTTGTCGTCGCTGTACATGAAATGCAGGCCATAGCGGCTTCGCCGGACTCGATTGCCCCGAACGACGAGGCCGTTCGAAAACCACAGCACCACGTCGCGGACGTCCTCCACCACGTTCCCCGCGATCGTGCAGTCGGGGCTGTACCAGACGCGGATACCGTCCCCGCGGCGGGGCAGCGGCAGGGCTTTTCCCGAAATCCGGTTCGCGCGGAGAATCGAGCCGGGTGCGTTCTTCAGGTAGATCCCGAACAGCGCGTCCTCGATCACGTTCTCTTCGATACGGGCGCGGGGGGCCAAGACCGTGATGGCGGCGTTCTCGCGATCGAGCGAGGTCCCGGTGCCGCGCAACGTCAGACCGCGCACGACCACCCCCGGTGCCTCGATGCGCACGATGTCCCCTTCGCCGTTCCCGTCCAGGACGGCCCCCGGTTCCCCCTGGAGCGTCACCCGCTTGCGCAGGACGAAGTGGCCGCGATGCACCCCGGCCGGGACGGCGATCGTCTCCCCCTCTCGCGCGGCCTCGATCGCCGCGGCGAGGTCGAAGGGCATGCCGGGGAGGCTCGCCGCCAAAAGCGCGGCCAACCCCGCCGCGGCGCGTGTGGCCCGCCGGGGCACGCCGATCACGTCCGGCCCGCCGCGAGCGCCCGCTCCACCAGCGGCTTGTAGGCCCGCCGGTGATAGTACAGGCCGGCGGCGATCAACAGCGATGCGGCGAAGGCGAGCCAGAGGCCGGCTCCCGGAATGGCGACCGTCTTGAACTGCCCGACGCGACCGACCCCGAGCACGGGTGGCGTGAACGGCTTGATCGCCCGCGACAGCGGCGCCCGCGGGTCGAGTTCGTGGCCGAAGGTGCGCAGCCAGTAGTACAGGTCTCCGAGGAACACCGCCGGGAAAATGAGGGCGGGGAGCGACAGGACGCCGGCCCACCGGCTGTGCACGAAGACAGCACCCGCGACGAGCAGCGAGAGCATCACGACTCCGTAGACGGAGATCGAGCGCTCGAGCATGGCGGCGTCCTGAAGCGGACGCATGCCGATGTAATGGTTGAGCTCGTCGATCTCGTGGACATCGCCCTCCAGCCGGTTGAGGTAGGCGTTGACCCTCAGGCCGCCCGGGTACTGCGGGGCCAGCAGCGTCATCTGCCAGTAAGGCAGAAACACCGAAGCGACCAGCAGGAGCGACGCCGTCAACAGGAGAATCGTCGGCAGCCGGAACCGGAGCGGATCGCGGTGCAGCTCCTCGTGCGGAATTCGGGGCCCGAGAACGCGGTCGACGAGCGTGGGCATGGTCATCCTCGCGGGCGGCGGCGGGGCGGCGCGCCAGCCGCCCCGCCCGCCCGGGGGAAGAAGACTACGGCTTCACCAGGAAGTAGCCGGTCATCTCGAGGTGCAGCGCCGAGCAGAACTCCGAGCAGTAGAACGTGAACGTCCCCGACCGGTCGGCGTCGAATTCGATCGTGTCGGTTTCGCCCGGCTCGATGCTCAGATTGATGTTGTAACCCGGCAGCACGAAGCCATGGGTGGCGTCCTTGGCGCGCTCGACGTTGGTGATGTGCCAGATCACGTGGTCGCCCTCGTGGACCTCGACATGCTCCGGATTGAAGTGGCTGCGGACGGCGGTCATGAAGATCTCCACCGTGCGCCCGCGGCGCTCGATCCGCTCCTTGCCGGACGTCGGCGCCTGGGGATCCTTTCGCTGATGGGCGGTGTCCCACCCGATCTCCGGGTAGACCTCCCAGGGCTTCAGCTTGTCCGCCTTCACGATCTGGGCGTAGTGCGGCTCGCCGAGACCGATCGGCATGTCGTAGAGAAGCTGCATGGCGTCGCCGGTGTTGTCGATGTCGATCAACTGCAGGTTCTGCGGCAGCAGCGGGCCCGTCGGGAAGAAGCGATCCACCGACCATTTGTTGAGCGAAACGAGATACTTGCCGTCCGGCGACACCGTGTCGCCCTCCGCCGCCGCGATGTGACCGACGTTGTAGTGGACGGGGATCTTCGCCACCAACTGCCAGTCGTCCTCGGGGTTCTTCGCGCCGTACGGGCCGCCGAGGGTCCACCTCGCCACGGCGGAGTCCAGGAACAGTGAGGTGTAGGCGTAGCCCTTGTCGTCGAACTGGGTGTGCAGCGGTCCGAGGCCGACCTCGATCTGCGCCTCGCGCACCGCGTCGATGTCCAGCACGGGGATTCCGTACTTGTCCTCGGTCCACTTCTTCGCGGCGATCGCCCGCTGGATCTTCTCGAAGGAGTAGACGGTGACGTGTGGATCGAGCTTGCCGGAGACGACGATGTACTCTCCTCCGGGCGCCACGTCGACGCCGTGAGGGCTCTTCGGCTCCGGAGCGAAGTAGAGGATTCCCTCCTTCACGCTGGTCTCGATCGGGATGACCGGGAACCCGCGGACCTTCTCGTACTTGCCCGCCTCGAACACCTCGACGGCCTTCCGCAGGTTGATGATGTGCAGGTAGTCCTCGTCGCGCTGGCTCGCCCCGGCCTCGAACGGGGCGTTGCCAGATTCCACGCCTCCGGTGGCCAGCTCGGTGTTGAAGGAATTACCGAACACCCATCCTTCGCTGACCTTCTTCCCGGCGTCGAACAGGTCCTGCCAGTACGGCGGAAGTTCGAGGGCGAACGAACGGTCCTTGTCGATCCGTCCCTTCTCGCGATCGAATTTCCAGAACGTGACCATGCCGCGGTACTTGGCGTTGTACTCGTCGATCGGCGCATACGACCAGCCGAGCGGCTGAGCATACTGCCCGCCCTCGATCACGTACTCGGTGTTCGGGGTGACCATCGTTCCGCCGTGATCGTTGAGCGCGACGGGGTTCTTGACGATCTGTTTGGTCTCGAAGTCGCGCAGATCGATGACCGCGACACGGGCGTTCGCCTTGTCGTTGATGAACAGCCACTGGCCGTCGTAGTCGCCGCCGGTCTCGCTGAGGGCGGGGTGATGGGTGTCGCCCCACAGGATCGCCTTTCCATCCACCGCCCCCTGAGCGAGGATGTCGCCTCCCGTGCCGTAACCCCAACCCTGCCACGGTTCCGGCGTGAACACGGCGATCACGCGCAGGAGGCGCATCGAGGGGAGCCCGATCATGAGGACCTGCCCGCTGTGACCGCCCGAGGCGAACATGATGTACTCGTCCTGCCGCCCGGTGGGCATGTAGGTCTTGAGGGCCGCGACGACGTCATCGGGGCTCAGCGACCTCTCCGCCGCGATCCGGTCCGCCGCCGAGCCGGCGGCCGCGCCCTGCCCGCGCTGCTGGCATGCCGGCACGAGGACCAGGATCGCGGCGCCGAGCACCGCCAGGAAGCCGAAGGCTCTCCACCATGGCCGCATCGTCTCCTCCCCATCGCGGCTCGCGCCGGACGGGCCGGACGCACGCCGCATTGCAAGTCGGTCGGCTCGGCCGCTCCGCGCCCGGGCCGCGGGCCCGTCGCTCGACCGAGCGGGAAGTCACCATTCTTGGAAGAGGGATTCCCCCCATTCCTTGACGCCCGTCAAGGGACCCCCTTCACCGGTCCGGCATTCTCCCGCGGGAGGGGACCCGATTCCACCGCCCCGCCGGGGCTTGAACTCCGTCGGGCGGGCGGTTAGCCTGCGCCGGGCGGACCGGTGGCGCGGCGAATCGCGTTGGCCGGCCGGCTGGTAGCCGGATCGACGGACGGTGCGGGCGCGGTGGCGCGCGGAGCCCCGTACGGGAGGAACCGGATGTACCGAACCGGAAGCGGCGCCGGACGGCACCGGGGCGCCCTCGCCCCCATCTTGACCCTGGCCTCGCTCGCCGTGGCCTGTGGCGGCGGGGAACCGCCCAAGGCACCCGCCTCGGCGGCGCCGGCCTCCGCGCCGGCCGCACCGGCGCCCGATTTCGAGCCAGACCTCGAGGCTGGCAGGCGGGTGTTCATGTCGGTGTGCGTCACCTGCCACGGTCCCGACGGCCGGGGAATCCCCAAGACCGGGGCCGACCTCGTCCACTCGAAGTTCGTCCGCGAGCACACCGACGAGGAGCTCGTCGCGTACGTCAAGAGAGGGCGGCGGGTGACCGATCCCGAGAACATCATGGGCCTCGAGATGCCCCCCAAGGGCGGCGCCCCCTACCTCGACGACACGGCCATCCGCAATGTGGTGGCGTACGTTCGCAGCCTCCAGGAAGACGCGGAGGAGTAGCGGAATGGAGTCGTGACCGGGGCGCGAAGAGCAAGGAGGTCGTATCGCGGCGCCGCCTCGGAGCGGCGGCGGCGATGTTGACGGACGCCGACCGCCGCGCCGTCGCCCGGCACCCGTTGTTCGTGCGGCTGGAGCCGCGCGACCGGGAGCGGCTCCTGGAAGCATCCTCCGCGCGGATCTACCGCCGCGGCGAGCTTCTCTTCGCCGCCGGGGACTCGGCGCACGCGTTCTTCGTCGCCCTTTCGGGCTGGGTCGTCCTGTATCGCCTGAGCGCCCAGGGTGAGCGGGTCGTCCTCCGCGTCGTGCGCCGTCCCGAGAGCTTCGCGGAGGCCGCGGCGCTGGGCCTGGCGTCCTATCCCGCGTGGGGAGAGGCGGCGAGCGAGGCCCGCGTCCTGGCGGTTCCGGGAACGGCCTATCGGCGCCTGCTGTTGGCGAGCCCGGAAACCGGGCTCCAGGTCATCGCCGAGCTTTCGCGGAAGCTGGCGCACCTCGTCCGGGAACTCGAACAGCGCCAGGCGCGGACGACGACCGAGCGGGTGGCGAGATTCCTCGCCGAAGCGGCGGCCGACGGGGAGGGACCGGCTTTGGTGCTGCCGGTCGAGAAGTCGCTCCTCGCCGCACGTCTGGGGATGACTCCCGAGAGCTTCTCCCGCGCCCTCGCGCGGTTGAAGCGCGAAGGGGCGATCCGGGAGCGAAGCGGGAGGATCGAGCTGCTCGACCGCGACCGCCTCCGGGTCGCCGGCGGCTGCCGCTGAGCGGCCCTCCCAGGGCCCCGGACCCCGGCGCGCCGGTGGCGCTGTCCCGGATCCAAGCCGCCGGGCGCCCGAAGGCCGCCGGCTGCATCCGCAGCGGTTCGAAGCCGGCGCGGACGGATCGAGACGTAGGGGGGTTCAACCCCAGCCGCGCGAGGTGACCGGCCTGCTCTCCCAACTGCCGGGGCGCCCTCGGGTTCGCCGGAAAAGCGCACCGCCGGGGTTGCACGTGGCGGGACCCGGTGGATCCGAAGGCCACGATCGTCGGGGATCGGACCGAAGTTCCTGTGCGACACCGAGTTTCGGGCCGTTTCCCACGGTCGGGGGCCCACTTCCCCGGCGGACTCGACGGACGTCCCGGGGCCAGCCGCGGGCGTCCGTACCGGGGATCGGCCCGCCGCGTCGGCCCGTCGGACACCAGCGCCGCGGAAGCGTGCCCGAAACTGTCGAGGATGGATCGCTGGATCGGTGAGGCTGAGGTTTAGGCGGCGGCGGCCGGTCGGTCACTCTCCAGCGTCAAGGGAAGGGGTTGGGAAGGGGTGTTGGTCAGGCAATCCGCGTCTAACTGCGTTCACCGGCCGCCGCGCCAGAGACGCGGCAAGCGCGCCTCAACTCTTTGTTGCACCGTACAGCAAAATCAAGGCCAAAACCACAGCGGCGGCCGGAAAACGGCGCGAGTGTCCGAAAATCAGGGACTTCGCCTCACGAGGGTGTTCCGGAGCGCGACAACCCGCCGGTAGCCCGCCCCGGGCGCCTGCGAGCACAAGCCTTGGTTTTTCAATGAGTTGAGCACCGGATCGCCGGAGTGGCCGGCCGAGCCGGGAGTCAAAATTTTGACAGGGGGCGTCAAGATCATGACGCTTCGCAGAGGCTGCGGAGAATCTCCAGACCCGGGTGCTCGGGGGCGGTCCGGGTCAGCTCGGCGAGGTGACGCTCCGCTTCCGCCTTCTTCCCCGCCTCCAGCGCCAGGCGCGTGGCGGTCACGAGGATCTCGACCCGGGCGGGGTTCGCATCGGCCGGACCCGTCTCGAGCGCCCGGCGCGCCGTCTCGAGCGCGCGCCCCGACCGCCCTTTCCGGAGCTGTCCCCGGACCAGCTCGAGCGCGGCGTCCCAATGACGCGGTCCCCCATCCAGGCACCCGGCCAGCAATTCCGCGGCCTGCCCTTCGAGCCCCATCTCGAGAAGCCCGATCGCCATCTGATAGCGGGTCTCCGCGTGCTCCGGACCGGACGGAAGCTCCTCTCCCAGGTAGATCGCCAGCCGGTCCACCGAGCCGGTCTCGGCCGGCTCGATCTCCGGCACGGGGATCGGCTGCGTGCGGGTCGCGGCCTCCGGGACAGGTTCGTCCGCCGACTCACCCTCGTCCTCGATCAGGACGACCACATCGTCGTCGTCCGGCGCCGGCGGCGATGGGCGGGCCGGGCCGACCGTCCCCGGCTGCCCCCTCGGCGGCTCCGCGCCGCGCGGCGTGGCCGGCTCGACCGCCACTCCGGCGGCGGCCGCCACACGCCGGCGGAGGGCGTCGATCCGGGGATGAGCTCCCTTGCGCCCCCAATCCCCCGGCAGACTTCCGAGCACCTCGGCCGCCGGCTCCACCAGGCCGTGCTCGAGCATCGTGGCCGCCTCGACGAGCCGTGCCTCGATCTCCTCGGGGAGCCGCGCGGACGGCCCGCGGTCCGGGGCCCCCGCCGGCACCGCGCGGAGCGAGCTGCCCGGGGGCAGCGCGGCCTCGATCCCGGGGAAGCGCTGGATGATGGCGGCCGCCGCCGTCCGGTAGGTCTCGCTCGTCCCTCCGGCCCGCGCCAGCTCCGCCCCCTTCGACAGAGCGGCCGCCGCGTCGACCTCCCGACCGAGCGCCGCGAAAAGACGCGCCGACCAGAGGTGCAGGGCCGGCTCTTCGGCCGAGAGGTCGCCTTCGAGGATCTCCTCCGCGGCCTTCCGCCGGCCGAGCGCCAGGGCGAATTCCGCCCGGAGAAGCCGCCACCCCGCCGCCGCGCTCCCCCCCTCGCCCTCTTCCCCGGCCTCCGCGGGCAACGACTCGCAGCCGGCCGAAACGAGGGCCCCCACCGCGTCGGCGACCTCGCCGTCGCAGGTGGCCGCCGCGGGTATCGACCGCAGCGCGGTCTTGAGCGCCTCCAAGGCCGCATCGAGCTCGCCCGCGGCCGCGTGCGCGGCCGCCAGCCGCCACCGCGCCCCCCACGCGGCCAGCGGTTCGCCGGCCGCCTCGGCCTCCTCCGCCAGCGCCGCCAGCGCCTCGCGATCCTCCGGAAAGAGCCGCACCACCTCCCGCCGGCTCCGCAAAGCCGCCTGGGAATCGCCCGCGCGGTGCGCGGCCGCGACCGCCTCCTCGAGCGCCGCCCGCGCCTCGCGCTTCAACCCCCGCTCGAGCAGGCGTGCCGCGAGCCGCTCCCGCAGCTCCGGATCGTCGGGCGAGAGGTTGACCGCCCGCCGGAGCGCGGCCAGAGCCCGTTGCGGGTGTCCCGCTTCCCGATAGCTCTCGGCGAGGGCTTCGAAGACCGCGCGCGCCTCCTCGGCGCGCCCGGCCCGCGCCAGCGCGTCGCCGAACCGCTGCCGCACCAGCAGGTCGCGCGGGTAGCTCGTCAGCAGCTTCCGGTAGCTTTCGGCGGCGGCGGCGAAGTCGCCCCGCCGCGCGGCCGCCGCCGCCTCGGCGAGGATCCGCTGTCGCTCGGCGCTCACGGTCAGGCCTGGCGGCGCTCCCGGATGCGGGCGGCCTTACCGGAACGGCCGCGCAGGTAGTACAGCTTCGCGCGCCTCACCCGGCCGCGCCGGACCACCTCGATCCGCGCCACCATCGGCGAGTGCAGCGGAAAGACCCGCTCCACCCCCACGCCCCCGCTGACCTTCCGGACCCGGAAGGTCGCCCGGGGAGAGGCCGTGCCATGCTTCCGCCCCAGCACGACCCCTTGGAAGATCTGGATCCGCTCCTTGTCACCTTCGCGGACGCGCACGTGCACCTTCACCGTGTCGCCGGGGCCGAACTCCGGGACATCGGCCTTGCGGTACGGCGCTTCCACGATCCGGATCAGCTCGTCGCTCATCTCTCGTTCCTCGCTTCGTCGCCCGCCCCCGCTTCCGGGGACCCGGCGTCGATCAAGTCGGGCCGGCGCTCCCGCGTCCGCGCCTCCGCCCGTTCCCGGCGCCACGCCTCGATCCGCGCATGATCGCCGGAGAGCAGGACACGCGGCACCTCCATCCCTTCGAAGCTCGCCGGCCGCGTGTAGTGCGGGTGATCCAGCCGGCGGTTCTCGAACGAGTCCGCCGCCACCGACTCCGCCCGGCCGACGACTCCCGGCACGAATCGGGCCGTCGCCTCCACGACGACCATCGCGGCGAGCTCGCCTCCGGACAGAACATAGTCTCCGATCGAGATCTCATCGTCCACCAGGTGCTCCCGCACGCGCTCGTCGACCCCTTCGTAGCGCCCGCAGATCAGGACCACCCTGGGGATCCGGCTCAGCTCGCGCGCGAGCCGGCTGTCGAAACGGCGCCCTCCCGGGTCGAGGAGGACCACCCTTGTGGGCGTTTCCGGCCGCTCGCTCCGGATCGCCCGAACCGCACGGAAAAGCGGCTCCGGCTTGAGGACCATACCGGCTCCCCCGCCGAAGGGCGCATCGTCGACCTGCCGGTGGGGTGGGTCGGCGAATTCCCGGAGATCGCGCGCCTGCACCCGCAAGAGCCCCCGCTCCATCGCCTTGCCGACCACCCCCCAGGCCAGAGGTCCCGGAAACATCCCGGGGAAGATGGTGACGACGACGAACTCGAGCGCGGGCCGCCCGGACGCGGAGACCGCCTCCCCCGGCCCGCTCACGGTCCCTCCCCGGCCACGAGAGCTTCACCGGGATCGAGAAGTCCCGGTGGCGGATCGATCACGAGGCACCCCCGCGCCAGATCGATGGCCGTCAAGATCGGCGGCACGAGCGGCACCAGCACCTGCGATCCGTCCTCGAGGGCGAGCTCGGCGAGATGGGCGGCCGGGGCCTCCAGCACCCCCCGCACCGTCCCCAGCCGCTGCCCGCTGCGGGAGAGCACCTCGAGACCCGGAAGGTCCGCCAGGCGCGGTTCGCCGCCGGGAACGGGCTCCAGCTCGTCGGGAAGGGCCACGATCGTTCCGCCGCGCAGCCTCTCGGCCTCGCCGATCCCGTCGACACCCTCGAGCTTGAGAAGCGGGCGATCTCCGATCATCCGGAACCCTTCCACCTCGTGCTTCACCTCGCGCCCTCCCGCGAGGAGGATGCGGACCGTCCGGCCCGGGCGGAACCGGAGGTACGGCCAGTCCGTCTCGAGCTGGAGGAGGAGCTCCCCGCGGCGGCCCCAGGGCCTGCGGATCGCGCCGAGCAGCACCTGGCCCTCGCGGGCATCCATGCGGTTCCTCAGCCCGGCACCTCGACCTCGAACCGACGCCGGTGACGGGTGGCGCAGACCGAGGCCAGGGTCCGAAGGCTCCTGATCGTCATCCCCTCCCGGCCGATCAGCTGGCCGCGGTCCTTCGCGTCGACCTCGATGTCGAACCTCGTGGCCCGGCGGCCGTCCCGCACGTGCACTTTCACCGCATCGGGATTGTCGACCAGCGCCCGCGCGACCTCCGCCAGGAGCTTCTGGAGGCGTTCGTCGAGCGTCACGGTGCGCTCTCCTCGCCGGTCTCGCCGGCCACGCGCTTGTACAGGCTGCGAACCGTGTCGGAGGCATGGGCGCCCCGGTCGATCCAGTGGCGGTACCTCTCCAGATCCAACTTCACGGCCGGCGGATCGACCTTGGGATCGTAGTAGCCGATCGTCTCGACCGTCGGTCCCGTGGGTGTGCGGCGCGAGTCCGAGACGACCACCCGGAAGAAGGGGTGGTTCCGGGAACCCTCACGCCGGAGTCTGATTTTGAGCACAGCGTCCTCTCCTGGTTTCGGCCGGCCTTCAGCGCCCGAGCAGGCCGCGGAGCCCGCGCCGGCCGCGCTTCGGGTCGAGCCGTTTCATCATCTTTTGCATCTCCATGAACTGCTTGAGCAGTCTGTTGACGTCCTGCACCCGCGTTCCGGAACCCCGCGCGATCCGCCGCCGGCGGGAACCGTCGATCAGCCTCCAGTTGGCCCGCTCTTCCCGCGTCATCGAATCGATGATCGCTTCCATGCGGACCACCTCCCGCTCGTCCACCTCGACGCCGGGGGGAAGGGCGGCGCCCGGAAGCATCCCGAGGATCTGCTGGAGCGGCCCCATGCGCCTCATCTGGCGCAGGGCGTCGCGGAAGGTCTCGAGCGTGAACTGGCGCGACCTCACCGAACGCTCGATCCGCTTCGCCTCCTCCCGGTCGATGGCCGCCTCGGCTCGCTCGATCAGGCCGAGCACGTCCCCCATACCGAGAATCCGGCCCGCCATCCGCTCGGGGTCGAACGGCTCCAGCGCGTCGGTCTTCTCCCCGACGCCCGCGAAACGCACCGGGACGCCCGTCACCGCCGCCACCGACAGCGCCGCCCCACCCCGGGCGTCGCCGTCGAGCTTCGTCAGGACCACGCCCGTCAGCCCGATCCGCTCGTGGAAAGCCGCCGCCGAACGCACGGCGTCCTGTCCGGTCATCGCATCGGCGACATAGAGCCGCTCGACGGGCTCGACGGCGTCCCGGATCGCCACGAGCTCGTCCATCAGGTCGTCGTCGACGTGAAGCCGTCCCGCGGTGTCGAGCAGCACCACGTCGAAACCTTGCCGGCGCGCCTCCGTGACCGCTTCCCGCGCGCGGGACACCGGATCTCCCGTGCCGTCGTGCTCGAAGGCCGCGACGCCCGCCTGGCGCGCGACCTGGATCGCCTGCAGCACCGCCGCGGGCCGTTGCAGGTCGACCGGCGCGACGAGGGGATGGCGGCCGCGTCCCGCCAGCCAGCGTCCGAGCTTGGCGGCAGTCGTGGTTTTCCCGGATCCCTGGAGCCCCGCGAGCATGTAGACCGACGGAGGGTGGGGCGACGTCCGCAAGGGCGTCCGGGCATCCGACCCGCCGAGCAACCGCACCAGCTCGTCCCGCACGATCCGCACCACCTGCTGGCCGGGCGTCAGGCTCCTGAGGACCTCTTGCCCGAGGGACTTCTCGCGCACGCGGGCGAGGAACTCGCGCACGACGCGGTAGGCGACGTCCGCCTCGAGCAGGGCGACACGGATCTCCCGCAGGGCCTCGTCGAGGTCCTTCTCGGTGATGCGGCCGCTGCCTCGCACGCGGCCCACCACGCCGCGCAGGCGTTCGCTCAGGCTTTCGAACACAATCGCCCCGGGGCGCGGGAAACCCGCGCGAAACCGCGAGGTTAGCAGATCCGGCGGCCCCGTCAAGCGGTCGCGGGGGGTCACACGCCCCGCAGGAGATGCCCCAGCTTGTCCTTCTTGGTTCTCAGGTAGTCCCGGTTCTCTTCCGTCGGCGGCACCTCGAGCGGCACCCTCTCGACGATCTCGAGGCCGTAGCCTCTCAGCGCGACGAACTTCCTCGGATTGTTCGTCAAGAGCCGGATCTTCCGCACCCCGAGCTGGAACAGGATCTGCGCCCCGATGCCGTACTCCCGCTGGTCGGGCTGGAACCCGAGGGCGAGGTTGGCCTCCACCGTGTCGTGCCCCTGCTCCTGGATCTCGTAGGCCTTCAGCTTGTTGACGAGGCCGATCCCCCGCCCCTCCTGGCGGAGGTAGAGGACCACGCCCTTGCCCTCCCGGGCGATCGCTGCCATGGCCTGCTGGAGCTGCCGGCCGCAGTCGCAGCGCCGGGATCCGAACACGTCGCCGGTCAGGCACTCGCTGTGCACCCGCACCAGCACCGGCTCGTCCGGCCGCATCTCTCCCATCACCAGGGCCAGGTGGGTTTGCGAGTCGACGTCGTTCTCGAAAGCGTGCACGACGAACCGGCCGTGCTCGGTGGGCAGCTCGGGTGATGCCACCCGCCGGACGAGCTGCTCGTGCTCCATCCGGTACCGGATGAGGTCGGCGATGGTGATCATCTTCAGCCCGTGCCGGGCGCAGAAGCGCTCGAGGTCCGGAACGCGGGCCATCGTCCCGTCCTCGTTCATGACCTCGCAGATGACCCCGGCCGGATACAGGCCCGCGAGGCGGGCGAGGTCGACCGCCGCCTCCGTTTGCCCGGCCCGTCTCAGGACGCCCCCGTTCACCGCCCGCAAGGGGAACATGTGCCCGGGCCGCAGCAGGTCCTCGGGCCGCGTCGCCGGATCGATCGCTGCCCGCACGGTCGCCGCCCGGTCGGCCGCGCTGATCCCGGTCGTCGTTCCGTGCCGCGCCTCGATCGAAACGCAGAACGCCGTCTGGAACTTCGTCGTGTTCTCCGGGACCATCAGGGGGATCTGCAGCTCGTCCAGCCGTTCCTCCGTCATCGCCAGGCAGATGAGCCCGCGTCCGTGCTTGGCCATGAAGTTGATCGCCTCGGGCGTGACCTTCTCGGCGGCGATCGTGAGGTCGCCCTCGTTCTCCCGCTCCTCGTCGTCCACGACGACGATCATCCTTCCGGCGCGGATCTCCGCCAGCGCTTCTTCGATGGTGGCAAAGGGCATCGTCCGGTCACCTCGGCCCGCGGCCGCGGCGGGCTGCCGG
It contains:
- a CDS encoding signal recognition particle protein, with amino-acid sequence MVFESLSERLRGVVGRVRGSGRITEKDLDEALREIRVALLEADVAYRVVREFLARVREKSLGQEVLRSLTPGQQVVRIVRDELVRLLGGSDARTPLRTSPHPPSVYMLAGLQGSGKTTTAAKLGRWLAGRGRHPLVAPVDLQRPAAVLQAIQVARQAGVAAFEHDGTGDPVSRAREAVTEARRQGFDVVLLDTAGRLHVDDDLMDELVAIRDAVEPVERLYVADAMTGQDAVRSAAAFHERIGLTGVVLTKLDGDARGGAALSVAAVTGVPVRFAGVGEKTDALEPFDPERMAGRILGMGDVLGLIERAEAAIDREEAKRIERSVRSRQFTLETFRDALRQMRRMGPLQQILGMLPGAALPPGVEVDEREVVRMEAIIDSMTREERANWRLIDGSRRRRIARGSGTRVQDVNRLLKQFMEMQKMMKRLDPKRGRRGLRGLLGR
- the rimM gene encoding 16S rRNA processing protein RimM, giving the protein MDAREGQVLLGAIRRPWGRRGELLLQLETDWPYLRFRPGRTVRILLAGGREVKHEVEGFRMIGDRPLLKLEGVDGIGEAERLRGGTIVALPDELEPVPGGEPRLADLPGLEVLSRSGQRLGTVRGVLEAPAAHLAELALEDGSQVLVPLVPPILTAIDLARGCLVIDPPPGLLDPGEALVAGEGP
- a CDS encoding tetratricopeptide repeat protein, coding for MSAERQRILAEAAAAARRGDFAAAAESYRKLLTSYPRDLLVRQRFGDALARAGRAEEARAVFEALAESYREAGHPQRALAALRRAVNLSPDDPELRERLAARLLERGLKREARAALEEAVAAAHRAGDSQAALRSRREVVRLFPEDREALAALAEEAEAAGEPLAAWGARWRLAAAHAAAGELDAALEALKTALRSIPAAATCDGEVADAVGALVSAGCESLPAEAGEEGEGGSAAAGWRLLRAEFALALGRRKAAEEILEGDLSAEEPALHLWSARLFAALGREVDAAAALSKGAELARAGGTSETYRTAAAAIIQRFPGIEAALPPGSSLRAVPAGAPDRGPSARLPEEIEARLVEAATMLEHGLVEPAAEVLGSLPGDWGRKGAHPRIDALRRRVAAAAGVAVEPATPRGAEPPRGQPGTVGPARPSPPAPDDDDVVVLIEDEGESADEPVPEAATRTQPIPVPEIEPAETGSVDRLAIYLGEELPSGPEHAETRYQMAIGLLEMGLEGQAAELLAGCLDGGPRHWDAALELVRGQLRKGRSGRALETARRALETGPADANPARVEILVTATRLALEAGKKAEAERHLAELTRTAPEHPGLEILRSLCEAS
- a CDS encoding 30S ribosomal protein S16 — encoded protein: MLKIRLRREGSRNHPFFRVVVSDSRRTPTGPTVETIGYYDPKVDPPAVKLDLERYRHWIDRGAHASDTVRSLYKRVAGETGEESAP
- a CDS encoding KH domain-containing protein — translated: MDRPGRPCLRHGSQPVQARGRRDRRGERTVTLDERLQKLLAEVARALVDNPDAVKVHVRDGRRATRFDIEVDAKDRGQLIGREGMTIRSLRTLASVCATRHRRRFEVEVPG
- a CDS encoding 50S ribosomal protein L19; this translates as MSDELIRIVEAPYRKADVPEFGPGDTVKVHVRVREGDKERIQIFQGVVLGRKHGTASPRATFRVRKVSGGVGVERVFPLHSPMVARIEVVRRGRVRRAKLYYLRGRSGKAARIRERRQA
- the trmD gene encoding tRNA (guanosine(37)-N1)-methyltransferase TrmD produces the protein MFPGPLAWGVVGKAMERGLLRVQARDLREFADPPHRQVDDAPFGGGAGMVLKPEPLFRAVRAIRSERPETPTRVVLLDPGGRRFDSRLARELSRIPRVVLICGRYEGVDERVREHLVDDEISIGDYVLSGGELAAMVVVEATARFVPGVVGRAESVAADSFENRRLDHPHYTRPASFEGMEVPRVLLSGDHARIEAWRRERAEARTRERRPDLIDAGSPEAGAGDEARNER